Proteins co-encoded in one Cytophaga hutchinsonii ATCC 33406 genomic window:
- a CDS encoding bestrophin family protein encodes MKLDKESLKLALVFKGAIVKRLLPGMAVLTTITLFLIYLHNHNEEYQKLNMTISGALPGYMGAALGLLLVFRNSTAYDKWWEARKEIGALVNTSRNLAITLNGLLPFNTPERKEVTNLLISFVFHLKSHLRNETEKITLDVLLPEDRLLIENAKHKPVVLANIMTNKIENVWKRNLISDIQQSLLIEKIHALIDILGKCERIKNTPIPMAYMYLLKFLINLYVIILPFSLVNDIGWLCIPLVILLYYILMSIVITAEEIEEPFGYDLNDLEMDKIALNIKNNIDEIVTHD; translated from the coding sequence ATGAAATTAGACAAAGAGTCTTTAAAACTTGCCCTTGTTTTTAAAGGTGCCATTGTAAAAAGATTATTGCCGGGAATGGCTGTATTAACAACCATTACACTTTTTTTAATCTATTTACACAACCACAACGAAGAGTATCAGAAATTAAATATGACAATAAGTGGTGCGCTGCCCGGTTACATGGGTGCGGCACTTGGTCTCTTACTGGTATTCAGGAACTCCACGGCTTACGATAAATGGTGGGAAGCGCGTAAAGAAATCGGTGCGCTTGTTAATACCTCCAGAAATTTAGCAATCACGCTAAACGGTCTTCTACCCTTTAACACACCTGAAAGAAAAGAGGTAACAAATCTTCTTATCTCTTTTGTATTTCACCTGAAATCACATTTAAGAAACGAAACAGAAAAAATAACCCTTGATGTACTCTTACCCGAAGACAGACTTCTGATTGAAAATGCCAAACACAAACCCGTTGTACTGGCAAACATCATGACAAATAAAATTGAAAATGTCTGGAAACGGAATTTAATATCAGACATTCAGCAAAGCTTATTAATTGAAAAAATACACGCACTGATTGACATTCTGGGCAAATGTGAACGCATCAAAAATACACCCATACCCATGGCTTATATGTATTTATTGAAATTTTTAATTAATTTATATGTGATCATTCTTCCGTTCAGCTTAGTAAATGACATCGGCTGGTTATGTATTCCGCTTGTAATTCTTTTGTATTATATTTTAATGAGTATTGTAATCACCGCAGAAGAAATCGAAGAACCTTTTGGCTATGATCTCAATGACCTGGAAATGGATAAGATTGCACTGAATATCAAAAATAATATTGATGAAATCGTAACACATGACTAA
- a CDS encoding MaoC family dehydratase, with protein MLKAGDSYSEVFSYTQEQVSIFAELSGDKNPLHLDAEYAATTMFKKPIIHGILGASILSKILGMHFPGEGTVYLKQEIDFKRPMYVDVQYEAQLKVVETNTDKHTAIIETKIVDKESGKVNVLGNAHIMHKEKI; from the coding sequence ATGTTAAAAGCCGGAGATTCATATTCAGAAGTATTCTCTTATACACAAGAGCAGGTAAGTATATTTGCAGAGCTTTCAGGTGATAAAAATCCTTTGCATTTAGATGCTGAATATGCCGCCACTACCATGTTTAAAAAGCCGATTATTCATGGAATTTTAGGAGCAAGTATCCTGTCTAAAATTTTAGGCATGCACTTTCCGGGTGAAGGCACTGTTTATTTAAAGCAGGAAATTGATTTTAAACGTCCCATGTATGTGGATGTTCAATACGAAGCACAGCTTAAGGTTGTTGAAACCAATACAGATAAACATACGGCTATTATTGAAACAAAAATAGTAGACAAAGAATCGGGCAAGGTTAATGTACTGGGCAATGCTCATATCATGCACAAAGAAAAAATATGA